Proteins encoded by one window of Octopus bimaculoides isolate UCB-OBI-ISO-001 chromosome 4, ASM119413v2, whole genome shotgun sequence:
- the LOC106881828 gene encoding uncharacterized protein LOC106881828 — protein sequence MEENSKEFEMSYFGRGYMQASVTILLPPSTGDSIISFAQLEASFEGNRVTTEKNYNIMLSNLLPLMSNEIRDLLTDPVRPGSYSSVKEEILNKTSSSKQKRFAKLFNNEQLDDAKPSQLLRRMRELLGSQLIEEPFLKVIFFNKLLNNMQTLLPTVKEQSSLKQLADLSDGILDISSSSENSRVSQIDRETVNALSSISSELKDINRDYEKQFKMLTDKIENLQFGRDSRSSPVRNSGSWRVRSKIR from the coding sequence ATGGAAGAAAACAGTAAAGAGTTTGAAATGTCCTATTTTGGTAGAGGATATATGCAAGCTTCTGTAACCATTCTACTTCCCCCATCGACGGGAGATAGCATAATCTCGTTTGCTCAATTGGAAGCAAGTTTCGAAGGGAACAGAGTAACAACAGAAAAGAATTATAACATTATGTTAAGCAACTTACTACCACTTATGAGCAACGAAATTAGAGACTTATTAACAGACCCTGTTAGGCCAGGTTCATATTCTTCTGTGAAAGAAGAAATACTAAACAAAACTTCCAGCTCCAAACAGAAACGATTCGCgaaattatttaataatgaacAATTAGATGATGCGAAACCTTCTCAACTTCTTAGAAGAATGAGAGAACTTCTTGGTAGTCAGCTAATAGAAGAGCCATTTCTTAAAGTAATATTCTTTAATAAGCTACTAAACAATATGCAAACTCTACTTCCTACAGTTAAAGAACAAAGCTCTCTTAAACAGTTAGCAGATTTGTCAGATGGTATAttggatatatcatcatcaagtGAAAATTCAAGAGTTAGTCAAATTGACAGGGAGACTGTTAATGCATTATCCTCCATTTCTTCTGAATTGAAAGATATAAATCGAGATTACGAAAAACAGTTTAAAATGCTAACAGATAAAATTGAAAATCTTCAATTTGGAAGAGACAGCAGGAGTTCTCCTGTTCGTAATAGTGGAAGTTGGCGTGTTCGTTCAAAAATTCGATAG